The Clostridium chauvoei genome has a window encoding:
- a CDS encoding discoidin domain-containing protein: MLPEYGFYLGHANCYSRDWINDETGQESQTQRPGFDRQESLMVDAKKVIDEHVENDTPIGWFLPNDGYGCGYGRENTIDGNINNLKEFVDYSRSKGIQTGLWTQSDLKPTGNGEVYLERDIDKEVGVAGTNGVKTDVAWVGAGYSFALNSVRQAAEGIINNSKDNARPFIVSLDGWAGTQRYAGLWSGDQYGGNWEYIRFHIPTYIGSGLSGQPNVGSDMDGIFGGNNLIQTRDFQWKTFTPIKIDMDGWGSNAKNPYVFGEPYTSINRMYLKLKAEMMPYNYSIANEASNTGMPMVRAMMLEDANPYTYGTDTQYQYMWGPNLLVAPIYENTSADAQGNDIRNGIYLPDEEQIWIDYFTGNQYRGGGVLNNFDAPMWKVPVFVKNGAIIPMSNENNSPEYIDDSQRILEVYPSGETSFEIYEDDGLTTDYTSGKSATTMITSSAPKTGKGKAIITAEALKGNYEGIVTERTTEFIVNVSEKPTDLSLEIGNNNISLTEVNTMEEFENGTNVYFYDKSPNLNKYATAGSEFEKVEIITTPKLYVKTEKTNVKQNKVKLTINDFVNTQEIAKNEENTSLNSPLNFRAPEEEITPESIKLEWDNVEGATSYDVEIDGVIFKNININSYIDTELNFDTEYSYRVRAVNNDGYSKWSEKIIVRTALDPHRNVPKDMTINWTEGHYGSEEPNNAIDGNDTTQFHSAGNAIDKPVIFDMKKAYQIEKLDLLFRANGNGSVKRAEIYSSLDGITYEKVFSNASDSENPAWTTDGTVKAIEFKKPIKARYFKIVTKESIGNFIAMREFRPYKVDGTNGQVVGDWNNGGTIEEGDLTFLENYNGLSSVDADWDYVSMADLNLNKIIDSYDISYVASKLQGGIVPTEGGKVSGEIMLIPSKSEILANETFTIDVVGTGLSDMNAFSAEIPLDPNKYELVGTPEATVSTASMSNLSKLRLHSDNSQHIYVTFTNVGDNVKVSGTETIARVTLKAKKDISFDMEMTHALIVDSNLNSKAAIGKITDPEAPLPEGAESISKITKESITVIGDESQLQQGMGLNKLIDGTTSSDDSSRMDLKWIYNADQVDKGTLPFKMTFQFNEPKTFDNFIIYNRINSKGSNNISALKKVKAIGYLNGVETDLGEKANITTSQTKYELNNQQFDKIVITALESNKDIHTLAINEIEFYEKKGVDPTEIKFAEDTQSQIYPNKLVPISANVLPDNSNNLNYRITSSNEEIIKVIRVDSDNTINYYLKGVNPGVATITATTADGKLNDKKEIIVTDGLDKTLLIETIEKAKSYASLSEIYTQETYSVLVKAIENAENLLESAKTESELSAAIISLRTAINGLKERDTVEEDIIDFNKLTAIDATSEADRDFKENAIDGDENTIWHSSYQAADTLPVSITVELDKAYTLNQIDYMPRQNSINGHITEYRVETSLDNENWTEARTGTLKESSNGTGLLDRGYNPIRFNTVKAKYVKFTALKTLGGTPNKYASVAELRFYGQSAPVAAESITLNKESLSLKANTSEKLIAKLNPVESNDNIIWSSSDESIAAVDENGNVTAIEVGKATITAAIPNGIKATATITVIANRDELDTEIIEAEKIMNEENAKDKYSISSWKVFEDAYNSAKVLGEDATQKEINNVKDTLKSAREGLSPRTNKDELKVKIEEGKVFLSEANKYSKATLKVLAVAIENAEAILASDASTEDDFSAANKAITISIEGLFDITDINKVLEEASSKVEEEYTPISYLEFINAKAELQSLLERDDVDSKTLEDSKAKLQNKMNQLVKRADKLELNNIIKDAEKLVENDYTPASFEIFKKALESAKQILADLSVTQDQVNEAISILEDSIKNLIEKDDTDLPVEIDKTKLEKLISDANKLKQPEYTKETWNKFKDALNNAIKVFENKESTQKDIDDAVKLLKESMNSLKKISAGGNTNNNQNSTTGGGKGNNGTDLPNTGGIPSTAVGVFGLLSSILGLGIIKRRKK; this comes from the coding sequence TTGTTACCAGAGTATGGATTTTATTTAGGTCATGCAAATTGTTATTCTCGTGATTGGATTAATGATGAAACAGGACAAGAGTCTCAGACTCAAAGACCAGGCTTTGATCGTCAAGAATCCTTAATGGTAGATGCGAAAAAAGTTATAGATGAGCATGTTGAAAATGATACACCGATAGGATGGTTTTTACCTAATGATGGGTATGGATGTGGATATGGGCGTGAAAATACAATAGACGGAAATATTAATAATTTAAAAGAGTTTGTAGATTATTCTAGATCAAAGGGAATACAAACGGGATTATGGACACAAAGTGATTTAAAACCTACAGGTAATGGTGAAGTTTATTTAGAGCGTGATATAGATAAGGAAGTTGGAGTAGCTGGAACTAATGGAGTAAAAACTGATGTTGCTTGGGTAGGAGCAGGTTATTCGTTTGCTCTTAATTCAGTAAGACAAGCAGCAGAAGGAATAATAAATAATTCAAAGGATAATGCTAGACCATTTATTGTATCTTTAGATGGATGGGCAGGAACTCAACGTTATGCTGGTTTGTGGTCAGGAGATCAATATGGTGGTAATTGGGAGTATATTCGTTTCCACATTCCAACGTATATTGGATCTGGATTATCAGGTCAACCAAATGTAGGGTCGGATATGGATGGAATTTTTGGAGGAAATAATTTAATACAAACTAGAGATTTTCAATGGAAAACATTTACTCCAATAAAAATAGATATGGACGGTTGGGGAAGTAATGCGAAGAATCCATATGTATTTGGGGAACCATATACTTCTATTAATCGTATGTATTTAAAATTAAAAGCAGAAATGATGCCATATAATTATAGTATCGCAAATGAAGCTAGTAATACTGGTATGCCAATGGTAAGAGCCATGATGTTAGAAGATGCAAATCCATATACTTATGGAACAGACACTCAATATCAATATATGTGGGGACCTAATTTATTGGTAGCGCCAATATATGAAAATACATCAGCAGATGCACAAGGAAATGATATACGTAATGGAATATATCTTCCAGATGAAGAGCAAATTTGGATTGATTATTTCACAGGTAATCAATATAGAGGTGGGGGAGTATTAAATAATTTTGATGCTCCAATGTGGAAAGTTCCTGTATTTGTTAAAAATGGAGCTATTATTCCTATGAGTAATGAAAATAATAGCCCTGAGTATATAGACGATTCACAACGTATATTAGAAGTGTATCCTAGTGGAGAAACAAGCTTTGAAATATATGAAGATGATGGCTTAACTACAGATTATACATCAGGAAAGTCAGCAACAACCATGATTACTTCATCAGCTCCTAAGACAGGCAAAGGAAAAGCTATAATAACAGCAGAAGCATTAAAGGGTAATTATGAAGGTATTGTTACAGAAAGAACAACAGAATTTATAGTAAATGTCAGTGAAAAACCAACAGATTTATCTTTAGAGATAGGTAATAATAATATTTCATTAACAGAAGTTAATACAATGGAAGAATTTGAAAATGGGACAAATGTATATTTCTATGATAAAAGTCCAAATCTTAATAAATATGCAACCGCAGGTTCAGAATTTGAAAAGGTAGAAATTATTACTACGCCTAAATTATATGTAAAGACAGAAAAGACTAATGTAAAACAAAATAAAGTTAAATTAACAATAAATGATTTTGTAAATACACAAGAAATTGCAAAAAACGAGGAAAATACTAGTTTAAATAGTCCTTTAAATTTTAGAGCTCCAGAAGAAGAAATAACACCAGAATCTATTAAACTAGAATGGGACAATGTTGAAGGAGCAACATCATATGATGTTGAAATTGATGGTGTAATATTTAAAAATATTAATATAAATTCATATATAGATACGGAATTAAACTTTGATACAGAGTATAGTTACCGTGTTCGTGCAGTAAATAATGATGGTTATTCTAAGTGGAGTGAAAAAATAATAGTTAGAACAGCTTTAGATCCACATCGTAATGTACCAAAGGATATGACTATAAATTGGACAGAGGGTCATTATGGTAGTGAAGAGCCGAATAATGCTATAGATGGTAATGATACTACACAATTCCACTCAGCTGGAAATGCTATTGATAAACCAGTTATTTTTGATATGAAAAAAGCTTATCAAATTGAAAAATTAGATTTATTATTTAGAGCTAATGGAAATGGTTCTGTAAAACGTGCTGAAATTTATAGTAGTTTAGATGGTATTACTTATGAAAAAGTATTTAGTAATGCATCAGATTCAGAAAACCCAGCATGGACTACAGATGGTACAGTGAAAGCTATAGAATTTAAAAAGCCAATAAAAGCACGTTACTTTAAAATTGTAACAAAGGAATCTATAGGAAACTTTATTGCTATGAGAGAATTTCGTCCATATAAAGTAGATGGAACTAATGGACAAGTTGTTGGGGATTGGAATAATGGTGGTACTATCGAGGAAGGAGATTTAACTTTCCTTGAAAATTATAATGGTTTATCATCTGTAGATGCTGATTGGGATTATGTTTCAATGGCTGATTTAAATTTAAATAAGATTATTGATTCATATGATATTTCATATGTAGCTAGTAAGCTACAGGGGGGAATTGTTCCTACTGAAGGGGGAAAAGTTTCTGGAGAAATAATGTTAATACCAAGTAAAAGTGAAATTTTGGCAAATGAAACTTTTACAATTGATGTAGTAGGAACTGGACTATCAGATATGAATGCATTTAGTGCTGAAATTCCATTAGATCCAAATAAATACGAGTTAGTTGGAACTCCAGAAGCAACAGTTTCTACAGCTAGTATGAGTAATTTATCTAAACTTAGATTACACAGTGATAACTCACAACATATCTACGTGACATTTACAAATGTTGGAGATAATGTTAAAGTTAGTGGAACTGAAACAATTGCTAGAGTTACATTAAAAGCTAAAAAGGATATTAGCTTTGACATGGAAATGACACATGCATTAATAGTAGATAGTAACTTAAATTCTAAAGCTGCAATTGGAAAGATAACTGATCCAGAGGCTCCACTACCAGAGGGAGCAGAATCAATAAGTAAGATTACTAAAGAAAGCATAACTGTAATTGGAGATGAATCACAATTACAACAAGGTATGGGATTAAATAAGTTAATAGATGGAACAACAAGCAGTGATGATAGCTCACGTATGGATTTAAAGTGGATATATAATGCAGACCAAGTAGATAAAGGTACTCTTCCATTTAAAATGACATTCCAATTCAATGAACCAAAGACCTTTGATAATTTTATTATATACAATCGTATAAATTCTAAAGGAAGTAATAATATATCAGCTCTTAAAAAAGTAAAAGCTATAGGTTATTTAAATGGAGTAGAGACTGATTTAGGAGAAAAAGCTAATATTACAACATCACAAACTAAATATGAATTAAATAATCAACAGTTTGATAAGATAGTAATTACAGCGTTAGAATCCAATAAGGATATTCATACATTAGCTATAAATGAAATTGAATTCTATGAGAAAAAAGGCGTAGATCCAACAGAAATTAAATTTGCAGAAGATACTCAATCACAAATATATCCTAATAAATTAGTTCCTATATCTGCAAATGTATTGCCGGATAATTCAAATAACTTAAATTATAGAATTACTTCAAGTAATGAAGAAATTATAAAAGTAATACGTGTGGATAGTGATAATACTATAAATTATTATTTAAAGGGAGTTAATCCTGGAGTGGCAACAATTACAGCTACAACAGCAGATGGAAAATTAAATGATAAAAAAGAAATAATAGTAACAGATGGTTTAGATAAGACATTATTAATTGAAACTATTGAAAAAGCTAAATCATATGCAAGTTTAAGTGAAATTTATACACAAGAAACTTATTCAGTTTTAGTTAAAGCAATAGAAAATGCAGAAAACCTATTAGAAAGTGCAAAAACAGAATCAGAACTTAGTGCTGCAATTATTTCATTAAGAACAGCTATAAATGGATTAAAAGAGCGTGATACAGTAGAAGAAGATATAATAGATTTTAACAAATTAACTGCTATAGATGCTACAAGTGAAGCAGATAGAGACTTTAAAGAAAATGCCATAGATGGTGATGAAAATACAATTTGGCATTCAAGTTACCAAGCAGCAGATACTTTACCAGTTTCTATTACTGTTGAATTAGATAAAGCCTATACCTTAAATCAAATAGATTATATGCCAAGACAAAATAGCATTAATGGACATATTACTGAATATAGAGTTGAAACCAGTTTAGATAATGAAAATTGGACAGAAGCTAGAACTGGAACTTTAAAAGAATCAAGTAATGGAACTGGATTACTTGATAGAGGATACAATCCAATTCGATTTAATACTGTAAAGGCTAAATACGTTAAGTTTACAGCTCTTAAAACATTAGGAGGAACTCCTAATAAATATGCTAGTGTTGCAGAGTTAAGATTCTATGGACAAAGTGCACCAGTAGCAGCAGAATCTATTACTTTAAATAAGGAGTCATTAAGTCTTAAAGCTAATACATCAGAAAAGCTAATAGCTAAATTAAATCCAGTAGAGAGTAATGATAATATTATATGGAGTTCAAGTGATGAAAGTATTGCGGCTGTAGATGAAAATGGTAATGTTACGGCAATTGAAGTTGGTAAAGCAACAATTACGGCTGCAATTCCAAATGGTATAAAAGCTACAGCAACAATTACAGTTATAGCTAATAGAGACGAGTTAGATACAGAAATTATAGAGGCAGAAAAAATAATGAATGAAGAAAATGCAAAAGATAAATATTCAATATCTTCTTGGAAGGTATTTGAGGATGCATATAATTCTGCTAAAGTATTAGGAGAAGATGCAACTCAAAAAGAAATAAACAATGTAAAAGATACATTAAAATCAGCTAGAGAAGGCTTATCACCTCGTACTAATAAAGATGAATTAAAGGTTAAAATAGAAGAGGGAAAAGTATTCTTATCAGAGGCTAACAAATATTCTAAAGCAACATTAAAGGTTTTAGCAGTAGCAATAGAGAATGCTGAAGCTATATTAGCAAGTGATGCTTCAACAGAAGATGATTTTTCAGCAGCAAATAAAGCTATTACTATTTCAATAGAAGGACTTTTTGATATTACAGATATTAATAAAGTTTTAGAAGAAGCAAGTTCAAAGGTTGAAGAGGAATACACTCCAATTTCATACCTAGAATTTATAAATGCGAAAGCTGAACTTCAATCATTATTAGAAAGAGATGATGTTGATAGTAAAACTTTAGAAGATTCTAAAGCAAAGCTTCAAAATAAAATGAATCAATTAGTTAAACGTGCTGATAAATTAGAATTAAACAATATAATAAAGGATGCTGAAAAATTAGTGGAAAATGATTATACACCAGCTAGTTTTGAAATATTTAAGAAAGCTCTTGAATCAGCAAAACAAATATTAGCAGATTTATCAGTTACACAAGATCAAGTTAACGAGGCGATATCAATATTAGAGGATTCAATTAAGAATTTAATTGAAAAGGATGATACAGATCTTCCAGTAGAAATTGATAAAACTAAATTAGAAAAACTTATTAGTGATGCTAATAAGTTAAAGCAACCAGAGTATACTAAGGAAACTTGGAATAAATTTAAGGATGCTTTAAATAATGCTATTAAGGTATTTGAAAATAAAGAATCAACTCAAAAGGATATTGATGATGCAGTAAAATTATTAAAGGAATCTATGAATTCTTTAAAGAAAATCTCAGCAGGTGGAAATACAAATAACAATCAAAATTCAACCACAGGTGGAGGTAAGGGTAATAATGGAACAGATTTACCAAATACAGGGGGGATACCATCAACTGCTGTAGGAGTATTTGGATTATTGTCTTCAATATTAGGATTAGGAATAATTAAAAGAAGAAAGAAGTAA
- a CDS encoding endonuclease/exonuclease/phosphatase family protein yields MKLLTLNCHSWQEDNQLDKIKILAQAIKDNNYDVVALQEVSQIISGELINETSKDNYISILLEELKSLEETSYKYIWDFSHIGYDIYEEGLAILTKHEIKEWKSFYVSNDTNIKNYKTRKIIEAKIEVDNKDYKFYSCHLGWWDDLEEPFKYQVDKLINSLDEKYINIIMGDFNNDALIRNEGYDYLLSKGLFDTYNLAKDRSERYTVQGKIDGWENNKANKVLDFILVNKKIKVKESKIIFNNKNQVKVSDHYGVEVKIEI; encoded by the coding sequence ATGAAATTATTAACTTTAAATTGTCATTCATGGCAAGAAGATAATCAATTAGATAAAATAAAAATTTTAGCACAAGCAATTAAAGATAATAATTATGATGTAGTAGCATTACAAGAAGTTAGTCAAATAATTAGTGGTGAGTTAATTAATGAAACGTCAAAAGATAATTATATATCTATATTGTTAGAAGAATTAAAATCTCTAGAGGAAACTTCATATAAATACATTTGGGATTTTTCCCATATAGGTTATGATATTTATGAAGAAGGATTAGCGATACTTACGAAACATGAAATAAAAGAATGGAAATCATTTTATGTATCTAATGATACGAATATTAAAAACTATAAGACAAGAAAAATTATTGAAGCTAAAATTGAAGTAGATAATAAAGATTATAAGTTTTATTCATGTCATTTAGGGTGGTGGGATGATTTAGAAGAACCATTTAAATATCAAGTAGATAAATTAATAAACTCTTTAGATGAAAAATATATAAATATTATTATGGGTGACTTCAACAACGATGCGCTTATAAGAAATGAAGGATATGATTATTTATTATCAAAAGGTCTATTTGATACTTATAATTTAGCTAAAGACAGAAGTGAAAGATATACGGTTCAAGGAAAAATAGATGGCTGGGAAAATAACAAGGCTAATAAGGTTTTAGATTTTATATTAGTAAATAAGAAAATAAAAGTTAAAGAATCAAAAATTATTTTTAATAATAAAAATCAAGTTAAAGTATCAGACCATTACGGAGTAGAAGTTAAAATAGAAATTTAA
- a CDS encoding PTS transporter subunit IIBC produces MKEKVEKSKLFTFDFWQKFGKALMVVIAVMPAAGIMISLGKVVGMYTDITILDTIARVMEDIGWAIITNLHVLFAVAIAGSWAKEKAGGAFAGLLAFVLINRITGALFGVNNAMLADGSATVNSLFGTSLPVANYFTSVLGAPALNMGVFVGIISGFVGGTLYNKYYNFRKLPKSLDFFNGKRFVPFVVILWSTIAAVVLSILWPFAQSGLNAFGVWIAQSKDTAPVFAPFAYGCLERLLLPFGLHHMLTIPINYTELGGVYQALTGTNAGAMVAGQDPLWLAWVTDLVNFKSAGNMAEYNNLLATVVPARFKVGQVILSCSSLLAIALAMYKNVDEDKKPKYKTMFLSAGIAVFLTGVTEPIEFMFMFVSPILYVVYAIITGIGFALADIISLRVHAFGFIELLTRVPMSINAGLVKDLINFIITCVVMFGVNFTIFNFLIKKFNIGTPGRKGNYIEEEDNSSKEDKKATEDKQALSIINLLGEKENIEDVDACMTRLRVTVKDINKVADEKEWKKNGALGLIRKDKGVQAVYGPKADVLKSNIQDILGM; encoded by the coding sequence ATGAAGGAAAAAGTTGAAAAATCTAAACTATTTACATTTGATTTTTGGCAAAAATTTGGGAAAGCATTAATGGTAGTTATTGCTGTTATGCCAGCAGCAGGAATAATGATATCTTTAGGAAAAGTTGTTGGTATGTACACCGATATAACTATATTAGATACAATAGCTAGAGTTATGGAAGATATAGGTTGGGCAATAATAACTAATCTACATGTATTATTTGCAGTTGCAATAGCTGGTTCATGGGCAAAGGAGAAAGCTGGTGGGGCATTTGCTGGATTATTAGCATTTGTGCTAATAAATCGTATAACAGGAGCTTTATTTGGAGTAAATAATGCCATGTTAGCAGATGGATCAGCTACGGTAAATTCATTGTTTGGAACGAGTTTACCTGTTGCAAATTATTTTACTAGTGTTTTAGGAGCTCCAGCTTTAAATATGGGAGTTTTTGTTGGAATTATTTCAGGTTTTGTTGGTGGAACACTATATAATAAATATTATAACTTTAGAAAGTTACCAAAATCATTAGATTTCTTTAATGGGAAAAGATTCGTTCCATTTGTAGTTATTCTTTGGTCAACAATTGCAGCAGTAGTACTTTCAATTTTATGGCCTTTTGCACAAAGTGGGTTAAATGCTTTTGGTGTTTGGATTGCACAGTCAAAGGATACAGCACCTGTATTTGCACCATTTGCATATGGATGTTTAGAACGTTTATTACTTCCATTTGGATTACATCATATGTTAACGATTCCTATAAATTATACTGAGTTAGGTGGAGTATATCAAGCTTTAACAGGTACAAATGCAGGGGCTATGGTAGCAGGTCAAGATCCATTATGGTTAGCATGGGTAACAGATCTTGTAAACTTTAAAAGTGCAGGAAATATGGCAGAGTATAATAACTTATTAGCAACAGTAGTTCCAGCTAGATTTAAAGTAGGTCAAGTTATATTATCATGTTCTTCATTACTTGCTATTGCATTAGCAATGTATAAAAATGTTGATGAAGATAAAAAACCTAAATATAAAACAATGTTTTTATCAGCAGGTATTGCAGTATTTTTAACAGGTGTTACAGAACCTATTGAGTTTATGTTTATGTTTGTATCACCAATACTTTATGTAGTTTATGCAATTATAACAGGAATAGGATTTGCTTTAGCAGATATAATATCACTTAGAGTTCATGCCTTTGGATTTATAGAATTATTAACAAGGGTTCCAATGAGTATAAATGCAGGCCTTGTAAAGGATTTAATCAATTTTATAATTACATGTGTTGTTATGTTTGGAGTAAACTTTACAATATTCAACTTTTTAATTAAGAAATTTAATATAGGGACTCCAGGACGTAAAGGAAATTATATAGAAGAGGAAGACAATTCTTCAAAGGAAGATAAAAAAGCTACTGAAGATAAGCAAGCTTTAAGTATAATAAATTTACTTGGAGAAAAAGAAAATATTGAAGATGTAGATGCATGTATGACAAGATTAAGAGTTACAGTTAAAGATATTAATAAAGTAGCTGATGAAAAAGAATGGAAAAAGAATGGAGCATTAGGACTTATAAGGAAAGATAAAGGGGTTCAAGCTGTGTATGGCCCTAAGGCTGATGTATTAAAATCAAATATACAAGATATATTGGGGATGTAA
- the eno gene encoding phosphopyruvate hydratase, translating into MKKDLKIVNVVGRQILDSRCFPTVEVEVYLEDGTVGRAAVPSGASTGIYEAVELRDGNKDLFQGKSVLKAVDNVNDIIAKNLKGINIYNQPYIDKLLIDLDGTDNKGKLGANAILGVSLACAKAAAESLSLPLYQYIGGANAKVLPVPMMNILNGGSHADNSVDLQEFMIMPVGAETFSLALEMCANVYHTLKKILLEKGYSTAIGDEGGFAPNLKSNEEALEVIIEAIEKAGYKAGEDMFIAIDAASSEYYKDEKYVLEHEGKVLDAEQMVNFFEEWVNKYPIISIEDGMAEEDWEGWKLLTERLGNKVQLVGDDLFVTNTERLSTGIEKGVANSILIKLNQIGTLTETLNSIEMANRAGYTAVVSHRSGETEDTTIADLVVAVNAGQIKTGAPARSERVAKYNQLLRIESELGEIAEYRKKKTFFNIK; encoded by the coding sequence ATGAAAAAAGATTTAAAAATAGTAAATGTAGTCGGTAGACAAATTTTAGATTCAAGATGCTTTCCAACAGTTGAAGTTGAAGTATATTTAGAAGATGGAACAGTTGGTAGAGCTGCAGTACCTTCAGGTGCATCAACAGGTATTTATGAGGCTGTTGAACTTAGAGATGGAAATAAAGATTTATTCCAAGGTAAAAGTGTTTTAAAGGCAGTAGATAATGTTAATGATATAATAGCTAAAAATTTAAAGGGGATTAATATTTATAATCAACCATACATAGACAAGCTACTTATAGATTTAGATGGAACTGATAATAAAGGTAAGTTAGGAGCAAATGCTATACTTGGAGTATCATTAGCTTGTGCTAAAGCAGCTGCAGAAAGTTTATCTTTACCACTATATCAATATATAGGTGGAGCAAATGCTAAGGTTTTACCTGTTCCTATGATGAATATTTTAAATGGAGGATCTCACGCAGATAACTCAGTTGATTTACAAGAGTTTATGATTATGCCAGTGGGAGCTGAAACATTTAGCTTAGCTCTTGAAATGTGTGCAAATGTTTATCATACACTTAAAAAGATTTTACTTGAAAAAGGTTATTCTACAGCAATTGGAGATGAAGGTGGATTTGCACCTAATTTAAAATCTAATGAAGAAGCACTAGAAGTAATAATTGAAGCTATAGAAAAGGCTGGATATAAAGCTGGAGAAGATATGTTTATAGCAATAGATGCTGCTTCATCAGAATATTACAAAGATGAAAAGTATGTATTAGAACATGAAGGTAAAGTATTAGATGCAGAACAAATGGTAAACTTCTTTGAAGAATGGGTAAATAAATATCCAATAATTTCAATAGAAGATGGTATGGCAGAAGAAGATTGGGAAGGGTGGAAGCTGTTAACAGAAAGACTTGGCAATAAAGTACAACTTGTAGGTGATGATTTATTTGTAACTAATACAGAAAGATTAAGTACGGGAATAGAAAAAGGAGTTGCAAATTCAATTTTAATTAAGTTAAATCAAATAGGAACATTAACAGAAACTCTTAATTCAATTGAAATGGCAAACAGAGCTGGATATACAGCAGTAGTATCACATAGATCAGGAGAAACAGAAGATACAACTATAGCAGATCTTGTTGTTGCTGTTAATGCAGGACAAATAAAAACAGGGGCACCAGCTAGATCAGAAAGAGTTGCTAAATATAATCAATTACTTAGAATAGAATCAGAATTAGGTGAAATTGCTGAGTATAGAAAGAAGAAAACATTCTTTAATATAAAATAG
- a CDS encoding alpha-glucosidase domain-containing protein, which produces MKCKELMLKIGMLTLSTVFTSNFLLQPTTLYAYNLIANLDENSSLEDSYNVNGYNQIGGVESYKKSRNKVTLKMTTGEKVRVSFLEEGIFRIYMDPTGEFQEEPTPNGKDHITKIIYKQEDEYQKVSPKVEDGDIIKISTELIELRIEKATGKMELFNKALNKVIWKEAEPLKYKSNETVQTLETNNDEYFYGGGQQNGRFSHKGKTINIRNENNWVDGGVSSPTPFYFSTNGYGVMRHTFKPGQYAFSSNEKIKLLQLMKKSVLMHIIL; this is translated from the coding sequence ATGAAATGCAAGGAATTAATGCTAAAAATTGGAATGTTGACTTTAAGTACTGTCTTTACATCAAATTTTTTATTACAGCCAACTACATTATATGCATATAATTTAATTGCAAATTTGGACGAAAATTCTAGCTTGGAAGATAGTTATAACGTAAATGGTTATAACCAAATTGGTGGAGTTGAAAGTTATAAAAAATCAAGAAACAAAGTTACACTAAAAATGACAACGGGGGAAAAAGTCAGAGTATCATTTTTAGAAGAGGGGATATTCCGTATATATATGGACCCTACAGGAGAATTTCAAGAAGAACCTACACCTAATGGAAAAGACCATATTACAAAGATTATCTATAAACAAGAGGATGAGTATCAAAAGGTTTCACCTAAGGTAGAAGACGGAGATATAATTAAAATTTCTACTGAATTAATTGAGCTAAGGATAGAAAAAGCCACTGGTAAAATGGAGCTATTTAACAAAGCGTTAAATAAAGTAATTTGGAAGGAAGCAGAACCGTTAAAATATAAATCAAATGAAACAGTTCAAACTTTAGAAACAAATAATGATGAATATTTTTATGGTGGAGGGCAACAAAATGGACGCTTCTCTCATAAAGGAAAGACAATAAATATTAGAAATGAAAATAATTGGGTAGATGGAGGTGTATCTAGTCCAACACCATTTTACTTTTCAACTAATGGATATGGTGTAATGCGTCATACTTTTAAGCCAGGACAATATGCATTTTCATCAAATGAAAAAATAAAGTTATTACAACTCATGAAGAAAAGCGTTTTGATGCATATTATTTTATAG